The DNA window TTTCTTTTCCCCCTCAAAGTATGGATTCCGGAAAATGCGATCATCGTCGTCGGTATAAGTGTGAAATCGTGTACTTAGGTAGCACACCGCTCCTGATACTTTCAATTCAAATTGGATTGCTGATCTTTCAAGACGCCCTGGAAACCGGGAAAGAGGCGCAACCCCGGAACTTTCCCGTGACGGGCGAAATCCGCAGAATAGACTAAACTCGCAAGTCGGTCCGGGTCGATACGGCAGTTGAGCGGCAGTAACCGACAGACGTGGATATCTCCAGCCGCAAAAGGAGTATGCCGGATATGCGATCTATAATGGGTATGATCGGGCTTCTGGCAGTACTGGTCGTAGGCTACTTCATCTACTCCGCGCAAGTCCAGCGAGGAGCGAGTGACAAGCCGGTCGCCGAGCTGATCGATCTGGTTGCTGTCAGGAGTGACCTGCTGAGCCTCGGGAGATCGGAGAAGCTTTACCTGGCAACCAACGGCAGCTACGCCAGCCTGGACCAACTCAGGCAATCAGGTAACACCAATCCATTTCCAGAGGGCAGCCGGCGCGGCTATGTTTACGAAGCTGAAGTAGACGGGGCCGCGCATTTTCGCATCACTGCGAAACCCATGGATTCCTCCAGAACGGATCTGCCGACCCTCTCCATCGATGAAACCATGCGCATAACCCGGTAACGCGCTTTCCGCCTCCCCACTTTGCCACCGCACCGGGCTTCACCACGGTCGAGCACTGTTTGACGAAGATGAGCGCTAGGTCCCAGGATCGCATCGCGCTAGAATAGGCTCATTCTTTTGATGCGCCTGTCGATTCATCGCCGAATTATGATGAATTGGAGCGCAAGGCATTGGCAAGACCCTGATTGAACGGAATTCATTTTGAAAGGACTCAGGCCATGGGAGGCAGCGATCTCAAAGTGCATGCTCCCTGCAATCGTCTCGTAGGGGAGATGCCGAAGATAGGAATTCGACCCACCATCGATGGACGTTTGGGCGGGGTGCGCGAGTCACTGGAAAATCAGACCCTGGCGATGGCAAACGAAGCCGCGAGATTTCTATCCTCAAACCTCCGGCATGCGAATGGAATGACCGTGGAATGCGTGGTTGCAGACACCTGCATCGGCGGTGTGGCAGAGGCCGCTCGTGCCGCAGAAAAGTTCCGGCGCGAGGGTGTCGGTGTTTCACTCACAGTGACGCCGTGCTGGTGCTATGGATCGGAGACCATGGACATGGACCCACTCATCCCAAAGGCGGTGTGGGGCTTTAACGGCACCGAGCGGCCCGGCGCCGTCTACCTGGCGGCGGTGTCGGCGGCGCATAACCAAAAGGGGTTGCCGGTCTTCAATATCTATGGACGCGACGTCCAGGATCAGGACGACACCGACATACCCGCGGATGTGCAGCAGAAACTGCTGCAATTCTCCCGAACCGGCCTGTCTGTAGCCACGATGCGCGGCAAGTCCTATCTGTCCATGGGCGGCGTGTCGATGGGGATCGCCGGTTCGATCATCGATCAGGCGTTTTTCGAGAGTTATCTGGGGATGCGCGTCGAGGTTGTCGATATGGTCGAATTTGTCCGCCGCATCGAGGAAAGGATCTTTGATCCGAAGGAGTTTGAGCAGGCCCTGACATGGACCCGGCGCAACTGCAAAGAGGGTGCGGATACCAATGCAGCAGGAGTCCGGCGCAGCCGGAAGCAGAAGGACCTGGACTGGGAAGCCTGCGTCAAAATGGCTCTCATTGCGCGCGACCTGATGGTCGGCAATCCGCGGCTGGCGGAAATGGGATTTGGTGAAGAGGCGCTCGGCCACAATGCGATTGCTGCGGGCTTCCAGGGGCAAAGGCAATGGACGGATCACTTTCCCAACGGTGACTTTCTCGAGGCTGTCCTTTGCTCGTCGTTCGATTGGAACGGGATCCGTGAGCCTTACATTGTTGCCACGGAAAACGACGGCCTCAACGGGGCGACGATGCTGTTGGGCCACCTGATGAGTGGTTCGGCGCAGGTTTTTGCAGATGTGAGGACATACTGGAGTCCTGCTGCGGTGCGAAGAGTGACGGGCCACAAACTGGCAGGCAAAGCCGCGGGCGGGATGCTGCACTTCATCAACTCGGGGCCTGCGGCGTTGGATGGCACCGGACGGCAGGAAATCAACGGCAAAGCGGCAATGAAACCTTACTGGGATATAAATTCCCGGGAAGCCGAGGCCTGCCTGAAAGCCACAACCTGGTATCCGTCGATTGTGGAGTATTTCCGCGGCGGCGGATACTCCTCCTGTTATTCGACCTGCGGCGACATGCCTGTGACCGCCGCGCGCATCAATGTAGTGAGAGGGCTGGGACCCGTTCTCCAGATCGCCGAGGGATGGACGGTGGAATTGCCCGGCAAAGTCCATCAAATTCTCGACCGGCGGACGAACCAGACATGGCCCACAACCTGGTTTGTGCCGATTCTGACCGGCAGCGGGCCCTTCCGGGATGTCTTTTCGGTGATGAACTGTTGGGGCGCCAATCACTGCGCGTATGCTTTTGGGCATATCGGAAGCAACCTGTTAACCCTGGCGGCCATGCTGAGGATGCCCGTGTACATGCACAATGTGCCGGAGGAGCAGATCTTCCGGCCGAGCGCCTGGACCGCGTTCGGAGCGCATGACCCCCAGGGTGCGGATTTCCGTGCCTGTGCCAATTTCGGGCCGTTGTATGGGAAATACTAGGCGAGAAATCAGATCAAAGCAGAGGGTAGCTGCCCGCTCACGCTGAAACTATGACCCTAGAGCGCTACGTGGCCTGTGATCTTGGTGCCGAAAGCGGGCGTGTTTTGCTCGGCTCTCTGGAACATGACCATCTTCACCTGGAGGAGATTCATCGCTTTCCGAATGGTGCTGTCGCCGTCAACAACTCCCTTCGCTGGGATGTGCTGCGCATCTTTGATGAGTTGAAGGACGGGCTCCGCAAAGTGGCGGGTCGCGGCGTCGCCGTCTCGGGCATCAGCTCCGACTCCTGGGGCGTTGACTACGTCTTGCTGCGCGGAAACGAGCCGATGCTGACGGCTCCTTATCACTACCGGGACACGCGCACCGAAGGCGCATTGCAGCGCGCATTCCTGGTTGTTCCTGCCGAGCGGATCTTCGCGGAGACCGGTATTCAATTCATGCCGATCAACACGCTCTATCAACTGCACGCCGACCTGCAGCAGAGGGCCGGACTCCTTGGCTCTGCGGACAGGTTTCTCAATATCGGGGATTATTTCAATTTCTTGTTTTCCGGTGTCGGCAAGTCTGAAGAATCCTTGGCCAGCACCACGCAATTGTATAACCCCTTTGTGCATGGGTGGTCGGCCTGGCTGATTGAGAAGTTCGGTTTTCCGCCGACGATTTTTCCCGAGACCGTTGCCTCCGGCACGCGGTTGGGCCCGCTGCTGCCTGCAATCGCCGCCGAGACCGGACTGCAGGGAGTTCAAGTGGTAGCCGGCTGTTCCCACGATACTGCGGCGGCAGTGGCCGCTGTGCCGGCCGAGGGGGAAGGCTGGGCGTATCTCAGCTCAGGAACGTGGTCGTTGCTCGGCATAGAGGCTTCCTGTCCGGTTGTCAACATGCGCAGCCGGCAATTTAACTTCACCAACGAAGTCGGCTATGGCGGAAGCATCCGTTTCCTTAAGAATATCGTCGGTCTCTGGATCGTGCAGGAATGCCGCCGCGCGTGGGCACGGCAGGGTCAGGAATTCAGCTACGAGGAACTGGCAGCATTTGCGCGAGAGGCAAAACCGCTCGTGTCGTTCGTCAATCCCCAGGAAGAGAGGTTCGGCAAGCCCGGGGGGATGCCGGACAGGATTGCCGAGTACTGTCGTGTAACCGGCCAGCCTGTCCCTGCCAATCCGGGGGCCGTGATACGCTGCGCGCTGGAAAGTCTGGCACTGTGCTACCGGCAAACGTTGGACCAGCTCGAAAGCATAACCGGGAACAGGCCGAACAGGCTCCACATCGTCGGCGGTGGCAGCAAAAATGACCTGCTCAACCGGTTTACTGCGGATGCCACGGGGATCCCCGTTCTGGCCGGACCGGCTGAATGTACGGGGATCGGCAACGTCCTGGTGCAGGCCATCGCCCTGGGCAGATTGCCATCGCTGGAGATTGCGCGGCAGATCGTGCGCGAGTCGTTTCACCCGGCGCGCTATGAGCCGGAAAACACCGCACTTTGGAAAGAAGCCTACAACAGATTCCGTCAGTTGTGAGCGGGAGTCGCATCCGCAATCGTCAAAATCCCGGCAGAAATTCCGACGATCGCAGATACAACCCCACTGGAATTCCACACCAGCGAAAGGGCGCTTCAATATGGCATCAGGCTTAAAGGCGGAAAATCACGCGCATGGCGCACGGAGGCTGTTTCCATCCCAAAACGCGGTCCCGTTCGTCCTGGTGACCGCCCTGTTCTTTCTTTGGGGCATTCCCAACAATCTGAATGATGTCCTGATCAGGCAGTTCATGAAGTCCTTCGAGATCACGCGCTTCAAGGCAGGACTGGTTCAGTCGGCCTTTTACATGGGATATTTCCTGCTCTCCATGCCGGCGGCGCTGATCATGCGCAAGTATAGCTACAAGACCGGACTCGTGACGGGATTGCTTCTTTATGGCGCCGGTACCATGTTGTTCTGGCCTGCCGCGATCGTCCGCGATTATGGTTTCTTCCTGTTTGCCCTGTTCGTAATCGCCAGCGGTCTGGCATTCCTGGAAACGGGGGCAAATCCTTTCATCGCGCGCTTGGGTGATCCCGCGAGTTCGGAAAGGAGGTTGACTTTCTCACAGGCGTTCAATCCGGTGGGATCGATCACCGGGGTATTGATTGGCACAGCGTTTATTTTTTCGGGCATTGAACTGGGGAGTCACGAAGTGAACGCGCTGAAGACCGCAGGGCAGTACGACGCCTACCTGCGCCAGGAAACCCTGAGGGTGATTACTCCTTACCTGGTCCTCGGTGCGGTCGTGTTTCTTTGGGCCCTCCTGATCATCAGAACGAAATTTCCTGTAATCGCCGAAGAGGGACAATCCACGACCGGCCGCGACAAAGGCAGGTTTAAGGAGCTTTTTCGGTACCCCCATTTCATTCAGGCTGTCGTCGCCCAGTTTTTCTATGTGGGAGCACAGGTGGGGACCTGGAGCTACTTCATCCAGTATACTCAGGATTACACGCATCAGCCTGAAAAGATCGCGGGGTACTTTTTGACCGGGACCCTGATTGCTTTCGGCGTGGGAAGATTCGCGTCCACCTACCTCATGAAGTTCTTTCGCCCCAACAAGCTGATGGGCGCCTTCAGCCTTGTCAACCTGCTGCTGGTGGGTGTAGGAATCCTGTTCCCAGGCTGGGCAGGGCTCTGGGCGATCTTCCTGACCAGCTTCTTCATGTCGCTGATGTTTCCGACGATTTTCGCGCTTGGCCTCAAAGAACTGGGTCCCAACACAAAACTGGGCGGTTCGATGATCGTGATGGCAATCGTGGGGGGCGCAGTGTTCACGCCCATCATGGGGCTGGTTTTCGAAGCCACCCGAAGCATGGCAGCTGCCATGCTGATCCCTATGTCTTGCTACGCATTCATCGCGTACTACGCCTTCGCCGGATCAAAGGTGCGCGTTCGTCAGGCAGTGGGTTAGATTCTGCGGGATCCTGCGGAAATGCAGCACCATGAAGAGGGCTTCCTCCTCGCGACACATTCCGGACTGTAGTCGACGAGGGTGGCACCGGCGTTCATGGGTCGAAAGCGAGCAGCTACTTCTTGTCTTTCAGCAAGGCGTCAAGACCCGCAAATGGCTTGTAAGTAGAAGCCGGCTTTTGCTCGCCGCCCGGGGTCGGTTCTTCATACCACTCCGCCACTGAGTAGCGAGAGTGCTCATTGTCGTGGCAATAGAGACACAGCAACTCCCAGTTGCTGCCATCGAGCGGATTGTTTTCGTGGTCGTGATCCTTGTGGTGTACGGTGAGTTCCCGCAGCCTCTTGCCTTCGAATTCCCGCCCGCAGCGTGCACAAATCCATGGGAACAGCTTGAGCGCCCGCTCGCGGTAGCCGTTCATCCGCAGCTCTCTTTCGCGCCGGGCTTCCGCGATCATTCGGTCCGTCGTGTCGCCATCTGCGCGCGGCCTGTTCGGTGACATCTGTTTGCTCTCCAGCCATCCAGTGTACGGCAAAATCCCCGCTTACACTCAAGGATCGCCATGCGTGCGCTTTTGGATGGGCTTGGGCTTTGCGTCCGGCGCTTTTGACGCTGCTCCCGTCGCAAAGAGCAGATTCGCGTGCTCCTTGGTGCCGTAACCGCTCTTGAATGGAAGCGGCCTTGCCGCGCCTGGCGCTTGGTAGGCTTTTCTCAAATCTCGCTGTTCGGCCCAGGGGACTTCGCTGATCGGCCCATAATAATTGCCGTAGAGCATGATCCTCCATCTCTCCGGGCTGAAAGCCCGGTAGGGGATCCCCGAGTCATCCTGCAAGACCGAAGAGCTCTGCGAAAGCAGAAAGTCGCGAATCAGAGCGAAACTTTTTGAATGCATCAGGTACGACGCTGCTTTCAAGTAGCTGTTAGCCCGGCCCAGCGTGCCCAAGTAATTGAGGAAACGCTTGTCCCGTTCCAGAGCCTGATCGGACAGGTCGGTGCGGAAATAATCCAACTCCTGCGTGGGCGCGCCCGCCTGGCGCACAAACGTTATCCTGACTCCACGCGCGCCCGCTTTGATCGGATCTTCTCCTGGCAGCAGGATGACATCGCCCGATTCGCTGAGCTTGACATACTGCACGCCGGTGATCTCATTGCCGGAGCGCACGACCAGGACATAAAGC is part of the Terriglobia bacterium genome and encodes:
- a CDS encoding L-fucose isomerase, with protein sequence MGGSDLKVHAPCNRLVGEMPKIGIRPTIDGRLGGVRESLENQTLAMANEAARFLSSNLRHANGMTVECVVADTCIGGVAEAARAAEKFRREGVGVSLTVTPCWCYGSETMDMDPLIPKAVWGFNGTERPGAVYLAAVSAAHNQKGLPVFNIYGRDVQDQDDTDIPADVQQKLLQFSRTGLSVATMRGKSYLSMGGVSMGIAGSIIDQAFFESYLGMRVEVVDMVEFVRRIEERIFDPKEFEQALTWTRRNCKEGADTNAAGVRRSRKQKDLDWEACVKMALIARDLMVGNPRLAEMGFGEEALGHNAIAAGFQGQRQWTDHFPNGDFLEAVLCSSFDWNGIREPYIVATENDGLNGATMLLGHLMSGSAQVFADVRTYWSPAAVRRVTGHKLAGKAAGGMLHFINSGPAALDGTGRQEINGKAAMKPYWDINSREAEACLKATTWYPSIVEYFRGGGYSSCYSTCGDMPVTAARINVVRGLGPVLQIAEGWTVELPGKVHQILDRRTNQTWPTTWFVPILTGSGPFRDVFSVMNCWGANHCAYAFGHIGSNLLTLAAMLRMPVYMHNVPEEQIFRPSAWTAFGAHDPQGADFRACANFGPLYGKY
- the fucP gene encoding L-fucose:H+ symporter permease, with amino-acid sequence MASGLKAENHAHGARRLFPSQNAVPFVLVTALFFLWGIPNNLNDVLIRQFMKSFEITRFKAGLVQSAFYMGYFLLSMPAALIMRKYSYKTGLVTGLLLYGAGTMLFWPAAIVRDYGFFLFALFVIASGLAFLETGANPFIARLGDPASSERRLTFSQAFNPVGSITGVLIGTAFIFSGIELGSHEVNALKTAGQYDAYLRQETLRVITPYLVLGAVVFLWALLIIRTKFPVIAEEGQSTTGRDKGRFKELFRYPHFIQAVVAQFFYVGAQVGTWSYFIQYTQDYTHQPEKIAGYFLTGTLIAFGVGRFASTYLMKFFRPNKLMGAFSLVNLLLVGVGILFPGWAGLWAIFLTSFFMSLMFPTIFALGLKELGPNTKLGGSMIVMAIVGGAVFTPIMGLVFEATRSMAAAMLIPMSCYAFIAYYAFAGSKVRVRQAVG
- a CDS encoding YajD family HNH nuclease is translated as MIAEARRERELRMNGYRERALKLFPWICARCGREFEGKRLRELTVHHKDHDHENNPLDGSNWELLCLYCHDNEHSRYSVAEWYEEPTPGGEQKPASTYKPFAGLDALLKDKK
- a CDS encoding rhamnulokinase, encoding MTLERYVACDLGAESGRVLLGSLEHDHLHLEEIHRFPNGAVAVNNSLRWDVLRIFDELKDGLRKVAGRGVAVSGISSDSWGVDYVLLRGNEPMLTAPYHYRDTRTEGALQRAFLVVPAERIFAETGIQFMPINTLYQLHADLQQRAGLLGSADRFLNIGDYFNFLFSGVGKSEESLASTTQLYNPFVHGWSAWLIEKFGFPPTIFPETVASGTRLGPLLPAIAAETGLQGVQVVAGCSHDTAAAVAAVPAEGEGWAYLSSGTWSLLGIEASCPVVNMRSRQFNFTNEVGYGGSIRFLKNIVGLWIVQECRRAWARQGQEFSYEELAAFAREAKPLVSFVNPQEERFGKPGGMPDRIAEYCRVTGQPVPANPGAVIRCALESLALCYRQTLDQLESITGNRPNRLHIVGGGSKNDLLNRFTADATGIPVLAGPAECTGIGNVLVQAIALGRLPSLEIARQIVRESFHPARYEPENTALWKEAYNRFRQL